The Glycine max cultivar Williams 82 chromosome 12, Glycine_max_v4.0, whole genome shotgun sequence genome window below encodes:
- the LOC100816794 gene encoding vacuolar fusion protein MON1 homolog — protein sequence MALRSGMHTGGKAPATLSLSLSLSLSLSRFHNWRIAVSEMSSADHDSDPPIRLHLPPLSPSLFDSEPPELSHGSSARPSSDPSSPTSSGYAAERGGSSTATSVSQVDDVLHHEIQEITIHDSQPSSHSSWLPGKRHGDEDDASISWRKRKKHFFVLSHSGKPIYSRYGDEHKLAGFSATLQAIISFVENGGDHVKLVRAGKHQVVFLVKGPIYLVCISCTEEPYESLRGQLELIHGQMIVILTKSVNRCFEKNPKFDMTPLLGGTDIVFSSLIHSFSWNPATFLHAYTCLPLAYATRQAAGAILQDVADSGVLFAILMCRHKVISLVGAQKASLHPDDMLLLANFVMSSESFRTSEAFSPVCLPRYNALAFLYAYIHFFDDDTYLMLLTTSSDAFYHLKDCRIRIEMVLLKSNVLNEVQRSLLDGGMHVEDLPPLPRSGSSPHLSQHRLPSDSPEREPTCRIGGVAGLWHFIYRSIYLDQYISSEFSSPINTPKQQKRLYRAYQKLFASMHDKGIGPHKTQFRRDENYVLLCWVTPDFELYAAFDPLADKALAIKTCNRVCQWVKDVENEIFLLGASPFSW from the exons ATGGCATTGCGTAGCGGGATGCACACTGGAGGCAAAGCAccagcaactctctctctctctctctctctctctctctctctctctcgttttCACAATTGGAGAATTGCAGTGAGTGAGATGAGTTCAGCGGATCATGACTCCGACCCTCCCATCCGACTCCACTTGCCTCCTCTCTCACCGAGCCTCTTCGATTCCGAACCACCGGAGCTCTCTCACGGATCCTCCGCCCGACCCTCCTCCGACCCCTCCAGTCCCACCAGCAGCGGTTACGCCGCTGAAAGGGGCGGCAGCAGCACCGCCACAAGCGTCTCCCAGGTCGATGACGTCCTCCACCACGAAATTCAAGAGATCACCATCCACGATTCCCAACCTTCCTCTCACTCCTCCTGGCTTCCCGGAAAACGACACGGCGATGAG GATGATGCTTCCATTTCATGGAGGAAAAGGAAGAAGCATTTTTTTGTTCTGAGTCATTCTGGCAAACCAATATATTCTAG GTATGGAGACGAACACAAGCTTGCTGGTTTTTCAGCAACTTTGCAAGCAATCATTTCCTTTGTGGAGAATGG GGGTGACCATGTCAAATTGGTGAGGGCTGGAAAGCATCAG GTGGTTTTTCTTGTAAAAGGACCAATTTACTTGGTCTGCATCAGCTGCACAGAAGAGCCTTATGAGTCACTAAGGGGGCAGTTGGAGCTTATTCATGGTCAG ATGATTGTTATACTAACAAAGTCAGTAAACAGATGTTTTGAGAAGAATCCGAAGTTTGATATGACACCCTTGCTTGGTGGAACAGACATTGTCTTCTCTTCACTAATCCACTCTTTTAGTTG GAATCCAGCTACATTTCTTCATGCCTACACTTGTCTACCTCTTGCATATGCAACCAGGCAAGCTGCTGGTGCTATCTTGCAAGACGTTGCTGATTCTGGTGTTCTGTTTGCTATTCTGATGTGCAGACACAAG GTAATCAGTCTAGTTGGTGCTCAGAAAGCCTCTCTTCATCCAGATGATATGCTGCTGTTGGCCAACTTTGTTATGTCATCAGAATCCTTTAG GACTTCAGAAGCATTTTCTCCTGTTTGCTTGCCGAGATACAATGCTTTGGCATTTTTGTATGCTTATATCCACTTTTTTGAT GATGACACATACTTGATGTTGCTGACCACAAGTTCTGATGCATTTTATCATCTTAAGGATTGCAG GATTCGTATTGAAATGGTCCTTTTGAAGTCAAATGTCCTTAATGAAGTTCAGAGATCCTTGCTAGATGGTGGCATGCATGTTGAGGATCTACCACCCTTACCTCGTTCTGGATCATCTCCTCATTTGAGTCAGCATAGGCTTCCATCAGATTCTCCTGAAAGGGAACCTACTTGTCGCATTGGTGGTGTTGCTGGGTTGTGGCATTTCATATATCGCAGCATTTATCTGGATCAATATATATCTTCAGAGTTCTCATCACCAATTAACACTCCTAAGCAGCAGAAAAG ACTATATAGAGCTTACCAGAAACTTTTTGCATCCATGCATGATAAAGGAATTGGGCCACACAAAACTCAGTTTAGAAGGGATGAAAACTACG TTCTGCTCTGTTGGGTAACACCGGATTTTGAGCTTTATGCTGCATTTGATCCCCTTGCAGACAAG GCCTTGGCAATAAAGACGTGCAATCGGGTGTGTCAGTGGGTAAAAGATGtggaaaatgaaatatttttgctAGGAGCTAGCCCCTTTTCATGGTGA